One genomic window of Arvicola amphibius chromosome 4, mArvAmp1.2, whole genome shotgun sequence includes the following:
- the Rhbdl1 gene encoding rhomboid-related protein 1 isoform X1, protein MDRSSLLQLIQEQQLDPENTGFIGAETFAGLVHSHELPLDPTKLDMLVALAQSNERGQVCYQELVDLISSKRSSSFKRAIANGQRALPRDGLLDEPGLGVYKRFVRYVAYEILPCEVDRRWYFYRHRSCPPPVFMASVTLAQIIVFLCYGARLNKWVLQTYHPEYMKSPLVYHPGHRARAWRFLTYMFMHVGLEQLGFNALLQLMIGVPLEMVHGVLRISLLYLAGVLAGSLTVSITDMHAPVVGGSGGVYALCSAHLANVVMNWAGMRCPYKLLRMVLALVCMSSEVGRAVWLRFSPPLPASGPQPSFMAHLAGAVVGVSMGLTILRSYEERLRDQCGWWVVLLAYGTFLLFAIFWNVFAYDLLGADIPPPP, encoded by the exons ATGGACAGGAGCTCGCTGCTGCAGCTCATCCAGGAGCAG CAGCTGGATCCTGAGAATACGGGCTTCATCGGTGCGGAAACCTTCGCTGGTCTGGTACACAGCCATGAGCTGCCCCTGGACCCCACCAAGTTGGACATGTTGGTGGCTCTGGCTCAGAGCAACGAACGGGGCCAGGTCTGCTACCAGGAGCTGGTGGACCTG ATCAGCAGCAAGCGTTCCAGCAGCTTCAAGAGGGCCATTGCTAATGGACAACGGGCGCTGCCTCGGGACGGACTGCTAGATGAGCCAGGCCTGGGTGTCTACAAGCGGTTTGTGCGCTATGTGGCCTACGAGATCCTGCCCTGTGAGGTGGATCGCCGCTGGTACTTCTACCGGCACCGCAGCTGCCCACCCCCTGTGTTCATGGCCTCTGTCACCCTTGCCCAG ATCATCGTGTTCCTGTGCTACGGGGCACGCCTCAACAAGTGGGTGCTCCAGACCTACCACCCTGAATACATGAAGAGCCCTCTGGTGTATCACCCGGGACACCGCGCTCGCGCCTGGCGCTTCCTCACCTACATGTTCATGCATGTTGG GCTGGAGCAGCTAGGGTTCAATGCCCTCCTGCAGCTGATGATCGGGGTGCCCCTGGAGATGGTACACGGTGTACTTCGCATCAGCCTGCTCTACCTGGcaggtgtgctggcag GTTCCCTGACGGTCTCTATCACAGACATGCATGCCCCTGTGGTAGGGGGCTCTGGAGGGGTCTATGCGCTGTGCTCAGCACACCTGGCCAATGTTGTCATG AACTGGGCTGGGATGCGGTGTCCATACAAGCTGCTGAGGATGGTGCTGGCTCTGGTGTGCA TGAGTTCCGAAGTGGGCCGGGCTGTGTGGCTGCGCTTctccccaccactgcctgcctcagGCCCACAGCCCAGCTTTATGGCACACCTGGCTGGTGCAGTGGTAGGTGTAAGCATGGGCCTTACCATCCTTCGGAGCTATGAGGAGCGCCTGAGGGACCAGTGCGGCTGGTGGGTGGTGCTACTTGCCTATGGCACCTTTCTGCTTTTCGCCATCTTCTGGAACGTCTTTGCCTATGACCTGCTGGGTGCCGATATCCCCCCGCCACCTTGA
- the Rhot2 gene encoding LOW QUALITY PROTEIN: mitochondrial Rho GTPase 2 (The sequence of the model RefSeq protein was modified relative to this genomic sequence to represent the inferred CDS: deleted 1 base in 1 codon), protein MRRDVRILLLGEAQVGKTSLILSLVGEEFPEEVPARAEEITIPADVTPEKVPTHIVDYSEAEQTEEELQEEIHKANVVCVVYDVSEEATIEKIRTKWIPLVNGRTATGPRLPIILVGNKSELRPGVTMEAVLPIMSQFPEIETCVECSAKHLRNISELFYYAQKAVLHPTAPLYDPEAKQLRPACAKALTRIFRLSDQDLDHALSDGELNAFQKSCFGHPLAPQALDDVKRVVSKNVAGGVQDNRLTLEGFLFLNTLFIQRGRHETTWTILRRFGYSDSLELTPDYLSPPLHVPSGCSTELNHRGYQFVQRVFEKHDQDHDGALSPTELQDLFQCVLSGHPGAPNSHTPVPTQAGRLPLHGYLCQWTLVTYLDVRQCLAHLGYLGYPTLCEQDSQAQAITVTREKRLDQEKGQTQRSVLMCKVLGARGVGKSAFLQAFLGHSLREARELPEEAPMYTINTVRVSGQEKYLILCEVSADSLLDTSLDTTCDVACLMFDSSDPKTFVHCATIYKRHYMDGQIPCLFISSKADLPEGVASPGLSPAEFCRRHRLPAPASFSCLGPAQPDTAVFTQLATMATFPHLVHTELHPSSFWLRGMLVAVGTAVAAVLSFSLYRVLVKSR, encoded by the exons ATGCGGCGCGACGTGCGCATCCTGTTGCTGGGCGAAG CCCAGGTGGGGAAGACTTCTTTGATCCTGTCGCTGGTCGGCGAAGAGTTTCCCGAAGAG GTCCCTGCCCGCGCGGAGGAGATAACCATCCCCGCCGACGTCACCCCGGAGAAAGTGCCCACCCACATCGTGGATTACTCAG AAGCggagcagacagaggaggaactTCAGGAGGAGATCCACAAG GcaaatgtagtgtgtgtggtgtacgaTGTGTCCGAGGAAGCCACCATTGAGAAG atccgAACCAAGTGGATCCCCCTGGTGAACGGCAGGACTGCGACAGGGCCCAG GTTGCCCATCATCCTGGTAGGCAATAAGTCAGAACTGCGACCAGGAGTTACCATGGAGGCTGTGCTACCCATCATGAGCCAGTTTCCTGAGATAGAGACCTGCGTCGAG TGTTCCGCCAAGCACTTGAGGAATATCTCAGAACTGTTCTACTATGCCCAGAAGGCTGTTCTGCACCCCACAGCCCCCCTCTATGACCCCGAGGCCAAACAG CTAAGACCTGCGTGCGCCAAGGCTCTCACGCGGATCTTCAGACTCTCGGATCAGGATCTAGACCATGCGCTCAGTGATGGGGAGCTCAATGCCTTCCAG AAGTCCTGCTTCGGCCACCCCCTGGCCCCACAGGCCCTGGATGATGTGAAGAGGGTAGTAAGCAAGAACGTGGCAGGTGGCGTGCAGGACAACCGGCTGACCCTGGAAG GCTTCCTCTTCCTGAACACACTCTTCATCCAACGTGGCCGTCACGAGACCACATGGACCATCCTGCGGCGCTTTGGGTACAGTGACTCACTGGAGCTGACACCTGACTACCTCTCTCCACC GCTGCATGTACCCTCTGGCTGCAGCACAGAGCTCAACCACCGCGGCTACCAGTTTGTGCAGCGGGTGTTTGAGAAGCATGATCAG GACCATGATGGCGCCCTCTCACCCACGGAGCTGCAGGATCTCTTCCAGTGTGTTCTCAGTGGCCACCCTGGGGCCCCGAACTCTCACACACCAGTCCCCACTCAGGCTGGCCGGCTGCCCTTGCATGGGTATCTCTGCCAGTGGAC CCTGGTGACCTACCTAGACGTCCGGCAGTGCCTTGCACACCTTGGCTACCTGGGCTACCCCACCCTCTGTGAGCAGGACTCCCAAGCACAGGCCATCACAG TTACCCGGGAGAAGAGGCTAgaccaggagaaaggacagacacagcgCAGTGTGCTTATGTGCAAGGTGTTGGGAGCCCGAGGAGTGGGCAAGTCGGCCTTCTTACAGGCCTTCCTTGGCCACAGCCTGAGG GAAGCCAGGGAGCTCCCTGAGGAAGCCCCCATGTACACCATCAATACAGTGCGGGTCAGCGGACAAGAGAAGTACCTGATT CTATGTGAAGTGAGTGCTGATAGCCTGCTGGACACCTCTCTGGACACTACCTGTGATGTCGCCTGCTTAATGTTTGATAGCAGTGAC CCCAAGACCTTTGTGCACTGTGCTACCATATACAAG CGCCATTACATGGACGGGCAGATCCCCTGCCTCTTCATCTCCTCCAAAGCTGATCTCCCTGAAGGTGTCGCCTCACCAGGCCTGTCACCAGCTGAATTCTGCCGTAGACATCGGCTGCCTGCCCCCGCCTCATTCTCCTGCTTAGGACCAGCACAGCCCGACACAGCTGTCTTTACCCAACTTGCTACCATGGCTACCTTCCC gcacctggtACACACAGAGCTGCACCCCTCCTCCTTTTGGCTCCGAGGAATGCTGGTGGCTGTTGGGACTGCGGTGGCTGCCGTCCTTAGCTTCTCACTGTACAGGGTCCTAGTGAAGAGCCGATGA
- the Rhbdl1 gene encoding rhomboid-related protein 1 isoform X3 has translation MDRSSLLQLIQEQISSKRSSSFKRAIANGQRALPRDGLLDEPGLGVYKRFVRYVAYEILPCEVDRRWYFYRHRSCPPPVFMASVTLAQIIVFLCYGARLNKWVLQTYHPEYMKSPLVYHPGHRARAWRFLTYMFMHVGLEQLGFNALLQLMIGVPLEMVHGVLRISLLYLAGVLAGSLTVSITDMHAPVVGGSGGVYALCSAHLANVVMNWAGMRCPYKLLRMVLALVCMSSEVGRAVWLRFSPPLPASGPQPSFMAHLAGAVVGVSMGLTILRSYEERLRDQCGWWVVLLAYGTFLLFAIFWNVFAYDLLGADIPPPP, from the exons ATGGACAGGAGCTCGCTGCTGCAGCTCATCCAGGAGCAG ATCAGCAGCAAGCGTTCCAGCAGCTTCAAGAGGGCCATTGCTAATGGACAACGGGCGCTGCCTCGGGACGGACTGCTAGATGAGCCAGGCCTGGGTGTCTACAAGCGGTTTGTGCGCTATGTGGCCTACGAGATCCTGCCCTGTGAGGTGGATCGCCGCTGGTACTTCTACCGGCACCGCAGCTGCCCACCCCCTGTGTTCATGGCCTCTGTCACCCTTGCCCAG ATCATCGTGTTCCTGTGCTACGGGGCACGCCTCAACAAGTGGGTGCTCCAGACCTACCACCCTGAATACATGAAGAGCCCTCTGGTGTATCACCCGGGACACCGCGCTCGCGCCTGGCGCTTCCTCACCTACATGTTCATGCATGTTGG GCTGGAGCAGCTAGGGTTCAATGCCCTCCTGCAGCTGATGATCGGGGTGCCCCTGGAGATGGTACACGGTGTACTTCGCATCAGCCTGCTCTACCTGGcaggtgtgctggcag GTTCCCTGACGGTCTCTATCACAGACATGCATGCCCCTGTGGTAGGGGGCTCTGGAGGGGTCTATGCGCTGTGCTCAGCACACCTGGCCAATGTTGTCATG AACTGGGCTGGGATGCGGTGTCCATACAAGCTGCTGAGGATGGTGCTGGCTCTGGTGTGCA TGAGTTCCGAAGTGGGCCGGGCTGTGTGGCTGCGCTTctccccaccactgcctgcctcagGCCCACAGCCCAGCTTTATGGCACACCTGGCTGGTGCAGTGGTAGGTGTAAGCATGGGCCTTACCATCCTTCGGAGCTATGAGGAGCGCCTGAGGGACCAGTGCGGCTGGTGGGTGGTGCTACTTGCCTATGGCACCTTTCTGCTTTTCGCCATCTTCTGGAACGTCTTTGCCTATGACCTGCTGGGTGCCGATATCCCCCCGCCACCTTGA
- the Rhbdl1 gene encoding rhomboid-related protein 1 isoform X2 — protein sequence MDRSSLLQLIQEQQLDPENTGFIGAETFAGLVHSHELPLDPTKLDMLVALAQSNERGQISSKRSSSFKRAIANGQRALPRDGLLDEPGLGVYKRFVRYVAYEILPCEVDRRWYFYRHRSCPPPVFMASVTLAQIIVFLCYGARLNKWVLQTYHPEYMKSPLVYHPGHRARAWRFLTYMFMHVGLEQLGFNALLQLMIGVPLEMVHGVLRISLLYLAGVLAGSLTVSITDMHAPVVGGSGGVYALCSAHLANVVMNWAGMRCPYKLLRMVLALVCMSSEVGRAVWLRFSPPLPASGPQPSFMAHLAGAVVGVSMGLTILRSYEERLRDQCGWWVVLLAYGTFLLFAIFWNVFAYDLLGADIPPPP from the exons ATGGACAGGAGCTCGCTGCTGCAGCTCATCCAGGAGCAG CAGCTGGATCCTGAGAATACGGGCTTCATCGGTGCGGAAACCTTCGCTGGTCTGGTACACAGCCATGAGCTGCCCCTGGACCCCACCAAGTTGGACATGTTGGTGGCTCTGGCTCAGAGCAACGAACGGGGCCAG ATCAGCAGCAAGCGTTCCAGCAGCTTCAAGAGGGCCATTGCTAATGGACAACGGGCGCTGCCTCGGGACGGACTGCTAGATGAGCCAGGCCTGGGTGTCTACAAGCGGTTTGTGCGCTATGTGGCCTACGAGATCCTGCCCTGTGAGGTGGATCGCCGCTGGTACTTCTACCGGCACCGCAGCTGCCCACCCCCTGTGTTCATGGCCTCTGTCACCCTTGCCCAG ATCATCGTGTTCCTGTGCTACGGGGCACGCCTCAACAAGTGGGTGCTCCAGACCTACCACCCTGAATACATGAAGAGCCCTCTGGTGTATCACCCGGGACACCGCGCTCGCGCCTGGCGCTTCCTCACCTACATGTTCATGCATGTTGG GCTGGAGCAGCTAGGGTTCAATGCCCTCCTGCAGCTGATGATCGGGGTGCCCCTGGAGATGGTACACGGTGTACTTCGCATCAGCCTGCTCTACCTGGcaggtgtgctggcag GTTCCCTGACGGTCTCTATCACAGACATGCATGCCCCTGTGGTAGGGGGCTCTGGAGGGGTCTATGCGCTGTGCTCAGCACACCTGGCCAATGTTGTCATG AACTGGGCTGGGATGCGGTGTCCATACAAGCTGCTGAGGATGGTGCTGGCTCTGGTGTGCA TGAGTTCCGAAGTGGGCCGGGCTGTGTGGCTGCGCTTctccccaccactgcctgcctcagGCCCACAGCCCAGCTTTATGGCACACCTGGCTGGTGCAGTGGTAGGTGTAAGCATGGGCCTTACCATCCTTCGGAGCTATGAGGAGCGCCTGAGGGACCAGTGCGGCTGGTGGGTGGTGCTACTTGCCTATGGCACCTTTCTGCTTTTCGCCATCTTCTGGAACGTCTTTGCCTATGACCTGCTGGGTGCCGATATCCCCCCGCCACCTTGA